One genomic window of Acidimicrobiia bacterium includes the following:
- a CDS encoding YibE/F family protein: MGHAHDAPAAANPSKPARRVLTAVVVLVAGMTGLGMVLLWPHTDPRTRAARLGLPSRVDAATVTRVRHGPCSGTLPGQGATCEQVRFRLTQGPQRGQTRDQEFPRAPSTPTFTVGDRVVLAFNPKADPGFDYQFADRQRRSSLLWLAGLFAIAVIVLGRWRGAAALVGLG, encoded by the coding sequence ATGGGCCACGCGCACGACGCGCCGGCCGCGGCGAACCCTTCGAAACCCGCCCGGCGGGTCCTGACCGCGGTGGTGGTGCTCGTGGCCGGGATGACGGGGCTCGGGATGGTGCTCCTCTGGCCGCACACCGACCCCCGCACCCGCGCCGCGCGGCTCGGGCTGCCGAGCCGGGTCGACGCGGCCACGGTCACGAGGGTTCGGCACGGGCCCTGCAGCGGGACGCTGCCCGGCCAGGGCGCCACGTGCGAGCAGGTCCGGTTCCGTCTCACCCAAGGGCCGCAGCGAGGCCAGACGCGGGACCAGGAGTTCCCGCGTGCCCCGTCCACCCCGACCTTCACCGTGGGCGACCGGGTCGTCCTCGCCTTCAACCCGAAGGCCGACCCCGGCTTCGACTACCAGTTCGCGGACCGCCAGCGCCGGTCCTCGCTCCTCTGGCTGGCGGGCCTGTTCGCAATCGCCGTGATCGTGCTCGGGCGGTGGCGCGGGGCGGCGGCGCTCGTCGGCCTGGG